The stretch of DNA ATTACGGCGCTTTTGAGCATTGGAATCGGCGTTTCAGCCTCGAGCATCCTGCTTCTGTTCGTCGCCAGCGCCGCCTTCCTCCTGTTTGCGATGGTGTTCGATATGGGCGAGCACGAACACCTCGAGATGCAAGTTCGATAGGCAGGGATTTCGGAGAGGCGGGCGCTGTCAACCACAGACTTGGCTCAGCTGCAACCGTTAGGAAGAGATGTAGTCGATTGTTTGTGTTGCCACGTCTGTGAGGCGTTCGTCGGTGAGGCAAGTCAGATAGAATTCCACTTCGGCAGCGCTGTTGAGAGTTGCAAGCGACCACGGAAGGACGTGGCTTTGTTCTCCAAGCGGATCACCCGCGTAGTCACCGTCTCTGAGCGTGATCGAGTCTTTGTGGTAGGTTTTCGAAGAGAGCAACACAGTGATGAGTTGTAACCCGTGGGTAGAGAACTGAGGAGTCCCCAAAACGAGCAGTGGGCGACCTTTTTCAGAGAGCGGGTCGATCCCCCAGACGATATCACCACGTTCCAGTTCTTCGAACGCAGTCACTGCACGGTCTCCATCTCATCAGTCTGTAGCTCCTCGAGGCGTTCGGCTCCGTACTGCTCGTCTGCACCCTCGTGATACTGATGGAGCTGGTATGCAGATCGAAGTCGGTTCTCGTCGTCTGTAATCGCCCAATATGGGCGCTTGTGTCGGACAAGACCGCGCTCTTTCAGTCGTGAAAGGATTGCACTGACAGTGTCTGTCTCGAGGTCAAGACGGTCAGCGATCATTGCTGCCTTCCACGCACGGTCGTTGTTCTCGTCGAGGAACGATACGATCCGCTCGGTGTCGTTTCGCTCCTCGAATGCGTCGTCGTCGGCGTTCTCGAACTCGTCGATATCGATGGTGCCGCTCGACATAATCTGATGTTGGTACTGTTGGAACATAGCTGTTTGGAACGTTGGTTACGCTAGTCTTGATGTGACTACCCCCGAGGAAATACGCCTCCCACGTTATCGGTTCCAAAATAGGGTGATCTCAACTCGCGATCGCGGATAAAAATCCTCGCTCAGTGTTAATTAGCCCTGATTGATCAGCGGAGTAGTTACATTTTCGATGGCAAATATAATTATAGAGGTGTTGACCATGGCAGTAGTTACAAACAGTACGC from Natronolimnobius sp. AArcel1 encodes:
- a CDS encoding winged helix DNA-binding protein is translated as MSSGTIDIDEFENADDDAFEERNDTERIVSFLDENNDRAWKAAMIADRLDLETDTVSAILSRLKERGLVRHKRPYWAITDDENRLRSAYQLHQYHEGADEQYGAERLEELQTDEMETVQ
- a CDS encoding PemK-like protein, which produces MTAFEELERGDIVWGIDPLSEKGRPLLVLGTPQFSTHGLQLITVLLSSKTYHKDSITLRDGDYAGDPLGEQSHVLPWSLATLNSAAEVEFYLTCLTDERLTDVATQTIDYISS